The following coding sequences are from one Schizosaccharomyces osmophilus chromosome 1, complete sequence window:
- the pan5 gene encoding 2-dehydropantoate 2-reductase Pan5 — MNSPIYVLGAGSIGSLLACELASIPSMQNEVVLLLRNQVRAEQFMAKQSLMTIERKFEQGSPKIQKKLKAKYPAELNVSTIDNLIVTTKTVHTEKALSNYLPFLNENSNILFVQNGLGVIEHLKRVIWTDESKAPNLYQGIITHGSFQKQDFHFVHAGLGNLKIAKVPSLNKSPAINGACVMVETLMKSRILNTSYLPYDDLLISQCEKLAVNACMNPNTAILDCLNRELSNIEEVKLLFKNIITECVDVFFKCIPSLSENEKARKTLVVPRLLEMVMYMGFVVCGDNSSSMRQDTLFKRDTEIDSINGWIVKLAEEVGYPANVNKTITLLVKARTQINQRRI; from the coding sequence ATGAATAGTCCTATCTACGTTTTAGGTGCTGGAAGTATTGGAAGCTTGCTTGCTTGCGAATTAGCAAGTATTCCTTCTATGCAAAATGAAGTTGTTTTATTGCTCAGAAATCAAGTGAGAGCCGAGCAGTTTATGGCAAAGCAATCATTGATGACGATTGAACGCAAGTTTGAACAAGGTAGCCCAAAAATCCAGAAAAAGCTGAAAGCCAAATATCCTGCTGAATTGAACGTCAGTACAATTGATAACTTGATCGTCACCACCAAAACCGTACACACCGAAAAGGCTTTGTCTAACTACCTTCcctttttaaatgaaaactCCAACATTTTATTTGTCCAGAACGGTTTGGGTGTGATTGAACATTTAAAAAGGGTGATATGGACCGATGAAAGCAAAGCTCCCAATCTTTACCAAGGAATTATCACCCATGGATCTTTCCAGAAACAAGATTTCCATTTCGTGCATGCCGGTTTaggaaatttaaaaattgcCAAAGTTCCCTCCCTCAACAAATCCCCCGCGATTAATGGTGCTTGTGTGATGGTGGAAACGCTGATGAAATCCAGGATTCTGAATACAAGCTACTTGCCTTACGATGATTTACTTATTTCTCAATGTGAGAAACTCGCTGTCAATGCATGCATGAATCCGAATACTGCTATCCTCGATTGTTTGAATCGAGAATTAAGCAACATTGAAGAGGTCaagcttcttttcaaaaacatcatCACGGAGTGTGTTGacgttttctttaaatgtATACCAAGCTTGTCTGAGAACGAAAAGGCTAGAAAGACACTGGTAGTTCCTAGACTCTTAGAAATGGTGATGTATATGGGTTTCGTGGTTTGTGGAGACAATAGTTCTTCCATGAGACAGGACACCCTTTTTAAGAGAGATACCGAGATAGATTCTATTAATGGCTGGATTGTCAAACTAGCAGAGGAAGTTGGATACCCAGCGAATGTCAATAAGACCATTACCCTCTTGGTAAAGGCCAGAACTCAGATCAACCAAAGACGCATCTAG
- a CDS encoding transmembrane transporter Mfs2, whose translation MDLILLATGKKFDRHYKKLGKCPSLESKHSTKENLSNGADAANKTTSSPEDRSVVSLGASLPLGQDDLERGESNTLNPKKQDPYLVTWDSPDDSMNPSNWSMAEKWWIIIQTSIITIVVTFGSSIYSSGVEQAADELHASIPVSTIGSCTFLVGFGFGSLPFAPLSGIYGRFIVYFLTLLLFTIFQVGGGCAQNIWTIIILRFFQGVFGSTPLANAGGTIGDMFTPIQRTYVLPGFCTFPYLGPIIGPIMGDFIVQSYLGWRWLFWINMIWAAGTLVLIFFLFPETHGETILDYKAKYFRKITGNSAYYTIHERERDPKNAIFQAATQSASLFLTEPIVVCFTLYLTVVYIINYINFEGYPIIYAKYGFNYGELGLSFIAVGVGIVIAGLLTPLTYKQYLWAYKRRGSVMCPEDRLYPLFIGAFVLPISMFWLAWTCYADHVHWIVPMIASGFFGFALLIVFFVSYNYIIDSYQHIAPSALAAATVVRYCASGGVTLAARPMYLNLGDHWATSVLGFISVAMVPIPFAFYKYGKNIRAWSKHAYKL comes from the coding sequence ATGGACTTAATTCTATTAGCAACTGGCAAGAAATTTGATCGacattacaaaaagttagGAAAATGTCCGTCTCTTGAAAGTAaacattcaacaaaagaaaacctaTCTAACGGTGCTGATGCTGCTAATAAAACTACTTCTTCTCCAGAAGACAGATCCGTGGTTTCATTAGGAGCATCATTGCCACTTGGACAGGATGACTTGGAGCGAGGAGAATCGAATACTTTAAACCCAAAGAAACAGGATCCATACTTAGTGACTTGGGATAGTCCAGATGATTCTATGAATCCGTCTAATTGGTCCATGGCTGAAAAATGGTGGATTATTATCCAAACATCAATTATTACAATCGTCGTAACATTTGGCTCTAGTATCTATTCGAGTGGTGTTGAACAGGCTGCTGATGAGCTCCATGCTTCTATACCCGTGTCTACCATTGGCTCTTGCACATTTTTGGTTGGCTTTGGCTTTGGTTCACTTCCTTTTGCTCCCTTAAGTGGTATTTATGGTAGATTCATTGTGTACTTCCTAACCTTGCTTTTGTTCACTATTTTCCAAGTTGGTGGAGGTTGTGCGCAAAATATATGGACTATTATTATACTTAGGTTTTTTCAAGGTGTGTTTGGAAGTACCCCTCTTGCGAATGCAGGTGGCACTATTGGTGATATGTTTACTCCCATCCAGCGTACTTATGTTCTTCCAGGATTTTGCACGTTTCCGTATTTGGGTCCTATTATCGGTCCTATCATGGGTGACTTTATTGTTCAGAGCTACTTGGGTTGGCGCTGGCTCTTTTGGATTAATATGATTTGGGCAGCAGGCACCTTGGTactcattttctttttatttcctgAAACTCATGGTGAGACAATCCTTGACTATAAAGCGAAATATTTTCGCAAAATAACTGGCAATTCCGCTTATTATACAATTCACGAGCGAGAGCGTGACCCCAAAAACGCAATCTTCCAAGCAGCTACCCAATCAGCTTCCCTCTTTTTAACTGAACCCATTGTTGTTTGCTTTACTCTTTACCTCACCGTCGTTTACATAATTAACTACATTAATTTCGAGGGATATCCAATAATTTATGCCAAATATGGATTTAATTACGGTGAGTTAGGTCTGTCGTTTATTGCGGTCGGTGTTGGCATCGTGATTGCTGGTCTTTTGACACCATTAACTTATAAGCAGTATCTCTGGGCATATAAGAGAAGAGGTTCTGTTATGTGTCCTGAAGATAGGCTATATCCCCTTTTTATTGGTGCCTTTGTCCTTCCTATAAGTATGTTTTGGTTGGCTTGGACTTGCTATGCTGACCATGTCCATTGGATCGTGCCCATGATAGCTAGTGGTTTTTTCGGCTTTGCTTTGCtaattgtattttttgtttcgtATAATTATATTATTGACTCATATCAGCACATTGCTCCCAGTGCGCTTGCTGCTGCGACCGTGGTTCGTTACTGCGCTAGTGGAGGTGTGACACTCGCTGCTCGTCCGATGTACCTGAATTTGGGAGATCATTGGGCTACTAGTGTGTTGGGGTTTATTTCGGTAGCTATGGTGCCTATCCCGTTTGCCTTTTATAAATACGGAAAAAATATTCGGGCTTGGAGCAAACATGCTTATAAACTGTAA
- a CDS encoding DNA-binding transcription factor, with the protein MRTLSCQSCRRRKIKCDRKSPCTNCIHLGEQCIHKDLDNRKKRHPHSYVQALESQLATLESFLKKVKDAPTNERLKMLESVTFADHLSCNGRDSDAVNVPKDDSIDFPISLDIRGPNTITFYGPTNVYGSSLRPSSVDAPFQVRQHPMFSPAITYCLKLFFKWQYTQFMYINREAFLLDYYHHYHDGRYCSEHLLYAMCALGSRMAPEPEVVNSSDKYYRLSWDTLMEYGLGRPHITSVQCLLCLGFYDIGMGNNSLGWLLSGLAFRMGQDLGFQLDPRKWFMNEIPVISAEDAAVRSRIYWGSYVADVFISFILGRPTTLKKSDTSIPGSVNLPDFDGIDEFKCDLGPAAKPATLFVMLLLLVDLSHIADAILFDVFSPSDLPYGINARLQNLGKYNLELMKWYLKLPDDVRWKKSDLKSHGQNPDMLAVCLYYYLIRICLNRPFLARKEVTSNDMTSKVICLDSMEDISQLLKAYRDAFGFESASLFMVYAAIVSCSVLIMLRNSSVLSERLDIEEKLKFFVMVLQKSSKSWKLAAKSLTLIETSLKDESNSAPDESFSLPNLNSRIVPEEIPIFNYLDETIKNEFIDGQSSLDINNEEYRSFFGGPPVFMTSASHNNL; encoded by the exons ATGCGGACTTTATC ATGTCAGTCTTGCCGCCGTAGAAAg ATTAAATGCGACAGAAAGTCACCTTGTACGAACTGTATACACTTAGGTGAGCAGTGCATTCATAAAGATTTGGATAATAGGAAAAAACGACACCCCCATAGCTATGTTCAGGCGCTAGAAAGTCAGCTGGCAACATTAGAATCATTCCTTAAGAAGGTTAAGGATGCTCCTACGAACGAACGGCTGAAAATGCTAGAATCGGTTACGTTTGCGGATCACCTCAGTTGTAATGGGCGCGACAGCGATGCTGTTAACGTGCCAAAGGATGATTCAATTGATTTTCCTATATCGCTAGATATTCGAGGTCCAAACACCATAACGTTCTATGGCCCTACAAATGTTTATGGCTCCTCATTACGCCCCTCTTCTGTTGATGCGCCATTTCAGGTGAGACAACATCCAATGTTTTCCCCCGCTATCACCTATTGCTTGAAActatttttcaaatggCAATACACACAGTTCATGTATATTAATAGAGAAGCTTTTCTCTTGGATTATTATCATCACTATCATGATGGTAGATACTGTTCAGAACATTTGCTATACGCAATGTGCGCGTTGGGAAGTCGAATGGCTCCTGAACCGGAGGTGGTTAACTCCTCCGACAAATATTATAGATTATCTTGGGATACTTTAATGGAATATGGCTTAGGAAGGCCTCATATTACTTCAGTCCAATGTTTGTTATGCTTGGGATTCTATGATATTGGTATGGGAAACAACTCTCTCGGATGGCTATTATCAGGATTAGCTTTTCGAATGGGACAGGACTTAGGATTCCAACTGGATCCGAGAAAATGGtttatgaatgaaattCCTGTTATTTCAGCCGAGGACGCTGCTGTAAGAAGCAGAATCTATTGGGGAAGCTACGTTGCAGATGTTTTTATTAGCTTTATCCTAGGAAGACCAACAACATTAAAGAAATCTGATACGAGCATCCCTGGATCTGTAAATTTACCTGACTTTGATGgaattgatgaatttaaGTGCGATTTGGGGCCTGCTGCTAAACCTGCAACTCTTTTTGttatgcttcttttgttggTGGATCTCAGTCATATCGCTGATGCTATCTTATTTGATGTATTCTCCCCTAGTGATCTTCCATATGGTATCAATGCTAGACTTCAAAACCTAGGGAAGTATAATTTGGAATTGATGAAATGGTATTTAAAGCTCCCAGATGACGTTCGTTGGAAGAAGAGCGATCTGAAAAGTCATGGACAAAATCCAGATATGCTTGCTGTATGTCTTTACTATTATCTTATCCGGATTTGCCTGAATCGTCCATTTCTagcaagaaaagaagtCACATCTAATGATATGACTTCAAAGGTGATTTGCTTGGATTCTATGGAAGATATCAGTCAGCTTCTGAAAGCTTACCGAGATGCTTTTGGCTTCGAGTCGGCGTCCTTATTTATGGTATATGCCGCAATAGTAAGCTGTAGCGTACTCATTATGTTAAGGAATTCTTCAGTACTATCTGAACGCTTAgacattgaagaaaaactgAAGTTTTTCGTAATGGTTTTGCAAAAATCATCGAAATCCTGGAAGCTAGCTGCCAAATCCCTTACATTGATTGAAACTAGTTTGAAGGACGAGAGTAACTCCGCACCTGATGAGAGTTTCTCACTTCCTAATTTGAACTCAAGGATTGTTCCGGAAGAAATTCCCATATTCAACTACCTTGATGAGACAATCAAGAATGAATTTATTGACGGCCAGTCAAGTCTGGATATCAATAATGAAGAATATCGATCTTTTTTCGGAGGACCTCCTGTTTTTATGACATCTGCATCTCATAATAATCTGTAG